The Oryza brachyantha chromosome 7, ObraRS2, whole genome shotgun sequence genomic interval GGCTACACCGAATGCCACGGCATGGCCCAATAACACTTGGGCCATGTCGGGCCGACTCAAAGACATGATGGTCCATCGTGCTTATTTAGTAAATAAGTCTATATTTCCTCCCTCACCTTTTTGGGTTGTGTCTTCTATGGCTAGAATAAGTCTAATTTACATACCTCTCCTTTAGGCTAAGCCTTATATGACTAAATTAAGGCCCGTTCGGCACCCTAGCTTACATATCTAAGCCTCCTAGTTTTCCGCgtgcacgcttcctgaactactaaacgttgtattttttgtgaaaattttctataggaaagttgttttaaaaatcatattgatctattttatattttttaataattaataattaattaatcgtgtgctaatctattactatgttttccgtgccggataactaaccctcttCCCTCTCTAGCCGAACATGGCCTAAGTCTATTGGAGGCcccttaatattttttcatccaTACTAATTGAACCAGGCCATGTCGGGCCAACCCATCGTGCCAAGGTATTGGCCCAGGCACAACCCAATTGTCGAGCCGGTCCGACATGGGCCCGGCACCAATCATGTCGTGCCGAGCTTGGGTCAGGCCATCGTGCCACGGGCCTTATGGCCATCTATAATGGTAACTGCTCCGCTAACCACTATTATAACATATACAATATTGTAGACAGTTGTGTATTGATATACATAGATAGCTAAACAAATaagttgtataaaaaattatctacttGGTAGTCTGTATGatatttaatgcattattttatgttttgtattttttcatGCAACCaatgcatgatttttttcttaaaaagttgCATGCAGCTTGGGAGCACGTGCTCGAACGGCAGACGAATAAAAAGATATCATTCAAATTTTTCTTAAGTTAATGATGCCACGGAAGTGGAAGATTAATTTGATGTAGTCATATACATACAACCATGGTCTCACCGTCAAGGGAAGGGGTGTAGTACAGACTGATCCATACATTTTTACATGCGCGTGTTCACCAAATCAACATGCAGCACTCCAATTAACACAACATTGatctattaattaagctcCTTGCACTCACTTTGTGTTTCACTAACAGTACTAATCAACTCCCTACGCCATGCAACAGAGTAGCTAATTTCGACTCATACCACTACATGACTTGATTgaacatgataaaaaaaacacaaaaaaacacGATTAACAGCACGGGCCAATTTGCAGTCTTGCAGACATGATGACCAAAGGTCTTCCACAGGTGCTGTTCAAGGCCTCCCCGTCCCACGTATAGTATCGACTGGGCTTCTTTCGGTAAACGAAAGATTAAGCATGAAAtattgtataatatttttatagctatttaatggtataaacgatgaaattaaatactttaagtttaataatttattttaaaatatgagataataaacttttatataatttttttgtaaaaatatattgtttagcggtttgaaaaatatgtacataGAAGCTGACGAATAATATGCTGAAAAGAATACAGCGTAATGGTTGTAACCCAAAGTCTCGCGCTCGAGTTCTGTACTGGCTGAGCTAGAATGTAGAGAAGAGTCTGTTGtgttagaatatatatacatatatatgacatgtaaTGTGCATATATGTAATCTGCATGCATTGGAGATTAAGGTGGCCGGTAATTAGTCCAGGATATCAGTAATTAGGATCCGGTTACCATAACTCCAGcgcatatatatgttcaatCAACACGAATCCATCGCACCGTCGACGTTAACCTAGATTAGTTTTCtttcatggtatcagagcctttGACATAGATTGTCATGGCTTCCTCGTCTACCACCTCCACCGGAAATCCTCTCTTTGGTGTGCATGTCACAGAAAAACTGAACAAGCTGAACCATGCGGCATGGACAACACAAATCCTTGCTGCTGTTCGTGGCGCACGACTAGAGGGCTATCTCACCGCCAGCAGGGCCGTCTACAGGAATTTGGGGCCCGGAGCAAAATACAAGTTGGGGCCctaaattatagaaaataaatatgtcaaTATAAATAAGGAACTATTTGATTTAACCATATAACtttaatatatgttatttcatacaatatttaaaaaatatagaacatTAATGCTAAAAGATTAAATATAGTACTGACTTTACGCTCTACTGAAAAGCATCATCGAACTAGcgtattttgaaacaaaatcatcaattatatcttcataaatttcttcatattttataaacaaaagaaaacattcaCATAACTTTTGATTCAATCATTtacttttgaaacaaaatcaaGAGGCAGACAGGCGGTGAGGAATTGAGGGCGTGACGCAGTCAGGCAGAGACACTGGTTCAATGAAGCAGGCAGGCAGCAATGCAGCATACTCCAGCAGTGTAGGCAATCGCCATGGCTTTGTCGCTTGAGACAGTGAAGCAGTCCAAGCACCACGGCCTGACAGAGTGACAGCCAGGCGGGCGGGGCCAGCCCAGCACAGCACCCAGCCGGCAGCGGCAGCCAATCGCCCGGTTGGCTCTCGCggtctcgccggcgccgctgcagCTGTGTGATCGGCAGACGACACGGGTAAAACCGAACAAATACACGAGCCGGTACGGGCCCCTTAAAATTGGGGGCCCTGTTGGCTCATGGCCATCGACGGGCCTGCTCACCGGAAAGAAGGAGGCGCCGGCTGCTCAGATCGACAAGAAAGAAGGAGAGAAAGGGGAGAAGATAACAGTGGTGGAAAATCCAGCTTTTGAGGAGTGGTTCGCGTGTGGCCGATCAACAGGTGCTTGgctttctcctctcctctctgtcACGTGACATACTGAATCAATTGGCCGGAGCAAGATCTTCGGCGGGCATGGAAAGCTATTGGCGACATGTTTGGATCTTAAACTCGCACCCGCACGTTGAACGTGCGTCTCGCCCTGCAAACAACAAGCAAAGGTACAATGTCAATCTTTGAATATTTTGGCAAGATGAAAGCCTATAGCGATGAGATTGCATCTACTGGAAAGCCTCTAGATGAGGAAGATATGATTGCATATATTGTAAATGGCCTAGATGGTGACTATGACTCGTTTGTATCTGCTCTTTGGATGAGGGTTGAACCCATCACCATGACAGAATTGTATGCACAATTGCTCAATTTTGAGAACAGCTACATCTGCGACAACAAGGCTTGGCAAATGCAGCATATCGCGGAAATGGTGGTCGTGGAAACTTCATCCCTCGCGGCAGTGTCATTGCCGCTGCTAGCGGAGGGAATCCTAGACGCGGCCATGGTGACGGTGATCGCGGCCGTGAAACACAGGAGGAAACCGCGGTGGACGGGGTGGCAGCCAGCAACATGTGGACACACGCCCCGTGTGCCAGGTCTGCTACAAAAGAGGCGACATCGCTGCTGAGTGTTAGCATCACTTTGATGCCAACTACGTGCCTGACGAAAGGCATGTAGCTGCCGCTGCGTATGCATACGGTGTTGATACCAACTGGTATATTGACACTGGGGGCTACAGATCATCTCACAAGCGAGCTAGACAAGCTGATGACTCGGAAGAAATACAAGGGGACCGATCAAATTCACACTGCAAATGGCGCAGATATGAAAATTGAGCATATACTTGATCGTACACTTCATTTGAAAAATGTCCTTCATGTTCCACAAGCCTCGAAAAATCTTATTTCTGCATCTCGCCTTGTTGAAGATAATTATGCTTTCCTTGAGATTcactctaaatattttttggttaaGGATATGGCcacaaagaaaataattctTAGGGGGAGGCGTCACAGGGGCCTCTATCCACTGCCTTCCAGCACATCCAAGCAAGCCTACAGTGTTACACCATCTTTTACAAGATGGCATAGTCGTCTCGGCCATCCTAAAACTTCTACTGttgcaaaaataattagtaagaACAAGTTACCATGTCTTTCTGAGTCTAGAGATGAGTCAGTCTGTGATGCATGTCAGAAGGCTAAAAGCCATCAGCTACCTTATTCCAAGTCATCTAGTTTTTCAAGTAATCTTTTGGATCTTATTCATTCTGATGTATGGGGTCCTGCTCCTGATTCTATTGGGGGCAACAAATATTATGTGAGCTTTATTGATTATTATAGTAAGTTTACTTGGGTCTATCCTATTAAGTATAAATCTGATGTTTTTCAAAGGTTCCATGAGTTTCAAGCTCTTGTAGAACGATTGCTTGGTCGCAATATTATTGCCATGCAGACTGACTGGGGAGGAGAATATGAAAAACTCCACTCTTTCTTTGAGAAAATTGGGGTAACCCATCATGTGTCTTGCCCTCATGCTCACCAACAGAATGGTTCAGCAGAGCGCAAGCATCGCCATATTGTTGAGGTTGGGCTTGCTCTTCTTGCTCGAGCATCTATGCCTTTGAAGTTTTGGGATGAAGCTTTCCTTACTGCATCCTACCTTATAAACAGAACCCTAGCAAAGTGATCCAATTTGAGAAACCTctagaaaaattgtttcatCAAAAACCCAATTACCAATTTTTACGAGTTTTTGGGTGTGCTTGTTGGCCTAACCTTCGACCATACAACAATCATAAACTGCAGTTTCGCTCTAAGCAATGTGCCTTCCTAGGATATATACACCTACACAAGGGTTTCAAATGCCTAGATATATCTACTGGGAGAGTTTATATATCTCGTAATGTTATGTttgatgaaaatgtttttcctttctcccAAGTTCACCCTAATGCTGGAGCTCATCTCCGTGCTGAGATATCCTTGTTGCCTAGCTCCCTTGTCCCGCACTGTACTGATCAAGGGGGAGAACATGGTATTGATCATATGCTTAATATTGCGCCTAATGAGCCATCTGATGATTTTCTGGAGAAAATGTAGCTGAAAATGATGCAGAAAGCAGTGTTGGGACGCAGGAGGATGTACACGGAGCAAATTCCACTGAAGAACTCACTCCGGGATCACTGACCGTGCAGACACAACAGTCAGCCTCGGGAACAAATTCTCCCTCTCAAGTGCAGGCGTCAGAGGCTGCAGATCATGTGCAGTTGTCTGTCGGTGGAGCCAACGAAGAAATAGAAACAGGCACGCATGATTTGCACGGCACCGATGCTGACAACATGCAGTCCGACGCCATTGACTCTCCTGAACAGTACCAGCAAACAGCCCAAGTATCTCCTGTGCAGCGAGATGCTCCGGTCAGACCAAAAACAAGGCTTCAAAGCGGtataagaaaagagaaaatttacACCGATGGCACAGTGAAGTGAGACTCTCTCTACGTTAGGTGAGCCTCAGTCTTTAGACGAAGCTTTTACTGATAATAATTGGAAAGATGCTATGTATGCAGAGTATCACGTCTTGATGAAAAATGGCACATGGCACCTAGCCCTTCTCAGAAAGGAACAAACATAATTGACTGCAAATAGGTGTATAAGGTGAAGAGGAAGGCTGATGGTACCCTAGATAGGTACAAGGCCAGGTTGGTTGGTAAAGGCTTCAAACAAAGGTATGGTATTGATTATGAGGATACTTTTAGTCCTGTTGTTAAAGTAGCTACTATTAAAAccattttatctattgttgtaTCTAGAGGTTGGAGTCTGCGACAGTTAGATGTGCAGAATGCTTTTCTTCATGGAATTCTTGAAGAAGAGGTATACATGAGGCAACCACCAGGATACGAAGATCCTAAATATCCAGATCATATATGTAAACTTGACAAAACTCTATATGGGCTTAAACAGACACCTAGGGCATGGTATTCGCGATTAAGTACTAAACTGCAGAAACTTGGTTTTAAACCATCAAAAGAAGATACCTCTCTGTTCTTTTATAGTAAAGGAAATGTCTCTATCTTCCTGTtgatttatgttgatgatataatTATTACAAGTTCTGTACCCAGTGCAACTACAGCCCTGCTAAAGGATCTTAGTAAAGATTTTGCCTTGAAAGACTTGGGGGAACTGCACTTTTTCCTAGCAATTCAGGTAAACAAGACAGACCATGGAGTGATTTtgacacaagaaaaatatgcaaatgATGTGCTCAAACGAGTAGGGATGCAAGACTGTAAACCTGTAAGTACTCCATTACTTGTTTCAGAGAAACTTTCAGCTCATGAAGGTACACTTCTTGGCCCAAAGGATGCAACACACTATAGAAGTGTAGTAGGAGCTttacaatatttaactttGACAAGACCTGATATTGCTTATTCAGTAAATAAAGTCTATCAATTTTTGCATGCTCCTACTTTAACACATTGGACAGTGGTCAAGAGAATCCTGAGATACATTAAGTATATCATTGGTCATGGTTTAGAGATTCATAAATCTCCTTCTATGCTAGTAAATGGGTTTATTGATACTGACTGGGCAGGCTGTGTAGATGACAGGAGATCTATAGGTGGTTTTGCTATATATCTTGGGTCAAACTTAGCGTCATGGAATGCAAGAAAACAGCCTATGGTTTCCAGATCTAGCATTGAAGCAGAATATAAGGCTTTAGCTAATGCTACAACTGAAATTATATGGATACAAACATTATTACCGGAAATAAGTGTTGAGAAGCCTAGGACTGCTAAAATTTGGTGTGATAATATTAGAGCTAAACATTTATCTGCTAAccctatttttcatgcacGCACTAAGCATATAGAAGTAGACTATCATTTTATTAGAGAAAGAGTAACTAGAAGATTACTTCAGATAGAATATATTTCTTCCAAGGATCAAGTTGCAGATGAGTACACCAAGCCTTTAGCTGTGAGACAGTTTGAAGATTTCAGAAACAACCTCAACTTAAGAAGTTTGAATTGAGAGGGAGtgttagaatatatatacatatatatgacatgtaaTGTGCATATATGTAATCTGCATGCATTGGAGATTAAGGTGGCCGGTAGTTAGTCCAGGATATCTGTAATTAGGATCTGGCTACCATAACTCCAgcgcatatatatgtactctgTCCATCGCCATTTTATGCGATTCAATCAACATGAATCCGTCGCACCATCGACGTTAACCCAGATTAGTTTTCTTTCATGTTGCCCCAAGGAGCTGCAGTTGTATTTGTATAAATACTTATACGATGCAATGGAAACATTGCACATTGTCTCTATACTTCTCTACAATAGAAATCAGGAGTTTAATTAactgaatttatttttcactatattttggattttgCCATATTAAACATGGAaatttcattcattttttattagagGGAAATAATTGAAACAAATTGTCATTCAAcgataataaataattattacctCCCATGAGGTAAGATAAATATTAGCCTTTGGATCAATGTGAAATTCACTTTCCATAATTGGATTACATTGGTATATTACTGATCTTTGGGTAGTTATAAGTTGCTCCACTTACCTCCCAAGAGGTAAGACCTTAAATTAATCCTAGCCTTCAATTTTCTAGAGGTAGTTTtgcaacaaaattatattcatagCCCTGAGAGCACAAAAAAAGCAACAACATAAATGAATGTATTAGTATTGCACAAGGATTGACAACATGTGCGCAATGGTAATAAAGCAAATTTAGGACTAATTGTCTCATTATgaaattaaagtttaaattatGTGTACTTTGATGTGATAAAAATCTAGAGTACAAATATTTGCTTACTAAAACTAATCGAATTTCATTTCCATGATTAGAATTTTAACttatgattttaaatttatactataaaatattgaaaaattaaagtttgcaTTTATcacattttctaaatatcTGATATCCCAAAACAtcactaaatttatattctaTCGCATTGTTTTCCTGAAATATTACTTAATTATCAACATGTTATAGGTTTGGATGTtgataaattttcaaactattttttctcgATGTTTGATGTTTGCATTTAATATAAGGGGAGCTTTATATATTGGTTAAGAATCCAGGTATACCTTTTGTAACTATGCTAACCAAAAGTTTCTGTACTAATTaagataaaatcatattaaatgtAATATTAATTGACCATGTATTTCCGTCTATAGTATgttatcaaaaatattttccgtCCAGTGGTAAGTGATCTCATCTTACCTCTTACAGGGTAAGAGTCATAATAATCATTGGAACTTCTAAAATGAATGGTCTAGATTTACTTGTAAGtaccttaaaaaattgttatagttaattatactctcatcttttcgcttctgcttatacttggtggccaaaatttgaattttaaattttaaatttagagtagattttaggatttttttaatcgtaaGTTTTTGTTAGACATTGCTTTTATACCActaaacacataaataaaagttttatttataaattattttttatctgtaaaAATATCGGTTGGCTTTTTcctacaaaagcaaaaagaccATCCTTAGTGTTTTTCGTTGCTTACTCGGGGAGTCATATTTGTTCAGAATTTTCGTAGGTCATTGATCATACCAGAAAATATTCAGTTAGAGGTACGTTTGCTAATAACATCTTATATGATAGGATCATTAAACCTCCATATGTAATCTTAATTATACCTCCAATCATTAGAAACATGATGTTGACACATTGACTTACATAATGTGTGGTATCAACGTCACATATTAATAACAACATATATAGAGTACCAACAGACCTGCAAACGAGGGAAACACCATCAAACACAATAGTAGTGCTACAAGCTCCACGACAAAAGCCTACAAAATACTGCAGCTGCTCGCTCGCTCAAGCCAAATATCATGACAGCCGATAGAGTGCAAGAAACCTGAAGTAAACTAGAGAACCAACGTATCAGTGCATTCCCCCGatccctcctccgccaccgccgcctccgcctccccctccaccgAAACCTCCGCCACCGGCACCGAAACCAAATCCACCACCCTTGCCAAAGCCACCGCCAATACCACTACCGTCACCACCGCCAaatcctccaccacctccaccgccaagccctccaccaccacctccaccaagTCCCCCACCGCCCCCGAAACCACCACCTTTGCCGAAACCATCACCAATTCCACCGCCCTTCCCAAATCCGCCACCAATACCTCCACCTTTACCAAAACCACCGCCAAGACCACCGCCCTTGCCAATGCCACCGCCAAGACCGTCACCCCCACCAAGTCCACCACCGCCCCCAAGACCACCACCTTTTCCAAAACCACCACCAAGTCCGCCGCCCTTGCCAATGCCACCACCaagtccaccaccacctccgagACCACCACCTTTTCCAAAACCACCACCAAGTCCGCCTCCCTTGCCAATACCGTCACCGAGACCACTACCTTTACCAAAACCACCACCAAGTCCTCCGCCCTTGCCAATACCGCCACCaagaccaccaccacctccaagACCGCCACCTTTTCCAAAACCACCACCAAGTCCACCACCCTTGCCAATACCACCACCAAAACCACTGCCACCCCCAAgaccagcacctccaccaAGACCACCTCCTTTTCCAAAACCTCCTCCAAGTCCACCACCTTTGCCAATGCCACCACCTAAACCTCCACCTTTACCATAGCCGCCACCAATGCCAGGACCAATACCACCACCTAGACCTCCACCTTTGCCAAATCCACCTCCAACACCATGGCCAATGCCTCCACCAATCCCACCACCTTTACCAAAACCACCTCCAAGCCCGCCACCCTTTCCAAACCCTCCACCAACACCGCCACCTTTGCCAAACCCAGCACCACCGCCTagtccaccgcctcctccaaagccgccgcctcctccaccgccaaACCCCCCACCTCCTCCAAAACCACCGCCTTTTCCGTACCCTCCACCAATCCCAGCTCCAAGTCCCTTCCCAAAGCTCTTCTTCAACCAGAGCGACTTCTCGTCGCCGGAAGCGCTGCCGTCGTCCCCCTTGGGGGCAACTACCGGCCGAGCCCAGGtgcccaccgccgcgccgctcagGCACAGCAGCAGCGCGAGCGCCACTCCGCTGGCTCCACCACCCGCCATTGCAGCTGCTTCAATTCCTCCAAAcaagaagagaggaagaagcgTTAAGAAACCTCTCTGGCTTTCTGCAGGCTTGCTGCCTGATTGGTTCTGCAGCCTGCTCGAGCATTGGCTTATATAGGGACGGGACGGCCATGGAGTTGTAAAGCTGGAgacctgcaggctgcagcagcAACGCAGCACAATGGCGAGTGACGACGGATGGTGCATGCATAGGGCTGCTGGCCATGTGCGAAGCTCTAGCCATGGCGGTGGCGCAATAAAGGAGCACGCAGCTGGGTTGTTGGGGAGGCGATAGGGCGAGGAgtaaatatgcatgcatggtttttCAGAGGACAAGACAAACGGCGGCCGTTCGGGGCCGATCCATGGATCGGATCCACCATGGACGGACTGAGATGAGCTGCTGTTAAACTGATAGAAGCCTAAAGGTACAGTGTCCATTCACATGGTCACGCATCATatatgatcaatatatatggatgagaTGCATGTGACCATTGATCGATACGGTGAATGCATGCAGGCAGCTACGTACTATGCTGTAAAAGTCTAGGGCTGGAGGATGCCGGTGTAGGTGGAGGTTAATTGGGTTAGGCTGGTGTGTGTATTAATTGGTAGATGGAGAATGGAAGTTGGCAGCCGGTGGTACAGGTGTTAGGTGTGTGTTCCCTTGCCGAGGCCTCgcttagtttgcaaaaaattttgggagacAGGTCATAACTGGATGTCGAAAagagttttcggatacgagtgaaaaacgaatttcatagctcggtTGGAAACCgcaagatgaattttttgagtctaattaagccgtcattaacatatgttagttactgtatcacttattgctaatcatggactcattaggctcaaaagattcgcctcaagatttctcccataactgtgcaattagttttttattttatttatgtttaatgcttcatttaaatgtccaaaaattcaatgtaatgtttttaaaaaaactttttggaaactaaacaaggtctGAATATAGGTGAGAAATTTTGGAAAAACCGAGTACCTACCGATCAATCGCTTGAAAAAACTAGATCCTTTAAACAAACTTATGAAAAGTTGGATTAAAATCTAATAGtaacaaaagaaatcaaacaaaGTAGTACATGAACAACAAGCAcaaattttaaagtaaatCTAATAGACAGAAGAATCAattgacaaattaaaaatttttcaagcGATTGACGAATAAGGAACCTGAGCTAGAATTGGGTGAGCCGGCCGTGGTTACAAGCATGGAGGAGTGCAAGTGTTGCACTGCTATCAAAGATTGGACTCGTGGTACAGTACAGGATGCAGCTCTGTGCTAGCCAGCTTTCTTTCATTGCATATGCTTGCAATGCATGCACTTCATCTGATGATCAATGGTAGGCGGATTCGATGAGCAGGACGGTGGCTGGCGCAGCGATGGTATACGGCGGCGTATCCTGTGTGTGCAGCATGTGCTGGTGATTAATGCTGGATGATGGAGTGACCAGGCCTGGAGTTCGTGCATGTCATAATGCTATGCTAGAAAACTCATTTTCGGTGTGTTAGGGGTTCGATTTTTACGGATGAACATGTCCTTCGGCGCTAAAACACCGCCGGCAAAAATTGTACCCGATCTAGAGGGGACGGTCCGCCTGAGAAGATTGGTCTTTGCAGGCGGGCCATATATGTGTCGCATGCGAAGAACGATCTTCGGCGCTAAAACACCTAGATGACATCGTAACAgaaaaaatcgtaaaatttaacaagttactacctccatccctaattatttgacactgttgacttttttatacacgtttgactattcatcttattcaaatttttttgtcaaatatataaagttatatatatgcataaaagtatatttaacaataaataaataatataaaaataattaataattatgtaaattttttgaataagacgaatagtcaaacatgtataaaaaagttaacagcgtcaaatatttagggatggagggtgTACATTCTAATGTTATAAGATAtgacacaaacatgcaaatctgAATTTAATTTACACATCCAGAAACAAAagtcataaattttatatgagcTGTGCATAGGGTGGACAGAAAACTCGTGGCttgttagctcgctcgactcaagacaaactcggctcagcttatttcatttttttaacaagccgagctagcattttagctcgttagagagaacgagccagctcgagctggctcgtgagctagaccaaaaaacacaagattcaccggcgttcattgatttcacaCTGGAATGTACGTGTTCAGTACattataggttcaccatgtgatttgttggttcaaactttaatatttaaatacaatttctcatgttttacatgtttgaaatgaaaattttcttgtataatctattcaaaaattattttaacgAGCTGGATCGAggcgagccgagccaagctggctcgttatccagccctagCTATTCATCGTAGGCAGTATTCGCTGTCaggttttatgaaatttatgtgCTTTCATGTCTGTATATAGAGACTTAATACATCCTGATCAATGTTAACAATgcgttttcaaaattttctataatatttaGGTGCCATGCA includes:
- the LOC102702582 gene encoding glycine-rich cell wall structural protein, translating into MAGGGASGVALALLLCLSGAAVGTWARPVVAPKGDDGSASGDEKSLWLKKSFGKGLGAGIGGGYGKGGGFGGGGGFGGGGGGGFGGGGGLGGGAGFGKGGGVGGGFGKGGGLGGGFGKGGGIGGGIGHGVGGGFGKGGGLGGGIGPGIGGGYGKGGGLGGGIGKGGGLGGGFGKGGGLGGGAGLGGGSGFGGGIGKGGGLGGGFGKGGGLGGGGGLGGGIGKGGGLGGGFGKGSGLGDGIGKGGGLGGGFGKGGGLGGGGGLGGGIGKGGGLGGGFGKGGGLGGGGGLGGGDGLGGGIGKGGGLGGGFGKGGGIGGGFGKGGGIGDGFGKGGGFGGGGGLGGGGGGGLGGGGGGGFGGGDGSGIGGGFGKGGGFGFGAGGGGFGGGGGGGGGGGGGIGGMH